In Phycisphaeraceae bacterium, one DNA window encodes the following:
- a CDS encoding FAD-dependent oxidoreductase, translating to MIAPHGHAKAPPRRVIVIGAGIVGLSCAWWLRREGVEVTVLDRDDPDESASAGNAGLLSIGHYPINRPGVAWKGLRWMASRRSPLYIRPTVDRSVLSWLWSFHRHCNAAWCDRCLAALCALGFPALEAFEAIMADAAIECDYARDGWLDVALTPAGLRQAESDARVVERFGYTCEVLEGAALRAKHPIFRDEVAGAVLNCDSARIHPGRFIEGLMAALRRGGCTVRIDAAVESLLATQSLERGNDLTSVHGVRLVGGEVIEADAVIVAAGAWSAALVEPIGVRLPLMAARGYHLHFDRVPQAPGTGCVLGETKVAVTPMGASLRLAGTLEIGPTGRPWMRERIDAIVDGAARYMHGVRTWSEAREWAGYRPCLPDGMPAVGAVPWARGVIIATGHAMMGMTLGPVSGRLAADLLLGRSPSIDVSMLAADRFGRLTPRAGARRDASASAR from the coding sequence GTGATCGCTCCTCATGGCCACGCGAAGGCGCCGCCTCGCCGAGTCATCGTCATTGGCGCAGGCATCGTGGGTCTCTCCTGCGCATGGTGGCTGCGGCGCGAAGGGGTGGAGGTCACCGTGCTCGACCGGGATGACCCGGATGAAAGCGCGAGCGCCGGGAATGCGGGCCTTCTCTCGATCGGCCACTATCCGATCAACCGACCGGGTGTGGCGTGGAAGGGTCTTCGCTGGATGGCCAGTCGCCGCAGCCCGCTCTACATTCGGCCCACCGTCGATCGGTCGGTGCTCTCATGGCTCTGGTCCTTCCATCGCCACTGTAACGCGGCGTGGTGCGACCGATGCCTCGCGGCGCTCTGTGCGCTCGGCTTCCCGGCGCTTGAAGCGTTCGAGGCGATCATGGCCGATGCGGCCATCGAGTGCGACTACGCCCGTGATGGGTGGCTTGATGTGGCTCTCACGCCCGCAGGCCTGCGACAGGCCGAGTCCGACGCGCGCGTCGTCGAGCGCTTCGGCTACACCTGCGAGGTGCTCGAAGGCGCTGCCCTTCGCGCGAAGCATCCGATCTTCCGAGATGAGGTGGCCGGCGCGGTGCTCAATTGCGACAGTGCGCGGATTCACCCGGGGCGCTTCATCGAAGGGCTCATGGCGGCCCTGCGCAGGGGAGGGTGCACTGTGCGAATTGACGCCGCCGTCGAATCGCTGCTTGCCACGCAATCCTTGGAGAGAGGCAACGACCTCACTTCGGTTCACGGTGTTCGACTCGTCGGCGGAGAGGTGATCGAGGCCGATGCAGTCATCGTCGCCGCAGGCGCATGGAGTGCAGCGCTCGTCGAGCCGATCGGCGTGCGCCTCCCGCTCATGGCCGCCCGCGGCTATCACCTTCACTTCGATCGCGTGCCCCAGGCGCCGGGCACGGGCTGCGTGCTCGGTGAGACGAAGGTGGCCGTGACACCAATGGGTGCATCGCTGCGACTCGCAGGCACGCTGGAGATCGGGCCAACCGGAAGGCCATGGATGCGCGAGCGGATTGATGCGATCGTCGATGGCGCGGCTCGCTACATGCATGGCGTGCGGACTTGGAGTGAAGCCAGGGAATGGGCGGGCTATCGCCCCTGTCTGCCTGACGGCATGCCTGCGGTCGGCGCGGTGCCATGGGCGCGCGGCGTCATCATCGCCACTGGCCACGCCATGATGGGCATGACCCTTGGGCCGGTGAGCGGGCGCCTGGCAGCGGATCTGCTGCTCGGTCGCTCGCCGTCGATCGATGTCTCGATGCTCGCTGCCGATCGCTTCGGTCGTCTCACGCCGCGCGCGGGCGCCCGCCGCGACGCATCCGCCAGCGCCCGCTGA